The Panicum virgatum strain AP13 unplaced genomic scaffold, P.virgatum_v5 scaffold_3089, whole genome shotgun sequence genome includes a window with the following:
- the LOC120694096 gene encoding uncharacterized protein LOC120694096, whose product MQGGCIADIGSCGTGFDSASGSVRTKKFRTKGSELADRKGEKNKAMPRAPSICCSSIDEALSFSSRARCNKRLG is encoded by the exons ATGCAAGGAGGATGTATAGCTGATATAGGATCTTGTGGAACAGGATTTGATTCTGCAAGCGGTTCGGTACGAACGAAGAAATTTCGAACAAAAGGATCGGAACTCGCTGATAGGAAAGGAGAGAAAAACAAAGCAATGCCAAGAGCTCCGTCAATCTGCTGTTCATCGATAGACGAAGCTCTCTCTTTTTCATCTCGTGCCAGATGTAACAAAAGATTA GGATGa
- the LOC120694101 gene encoding NADH dehydrogenase [ubiquinone] iron-sulfur protein 3, with protein MDNQSIFQYSWEILPKKWVHKMKRSEHGNRSYTNTDYPFPLLCFLKWHTYTRVQVSIDICGVDHPSRKRRFEVVHNLLSTRYNSRIRVQTSADEVTRISPVVSLFPSAGRWEREVWDMSGVSSINHPDLRRISTDYGFEGHPLRKDFPLSGYVEVRYDDPEKRVVSEPIEMTQEFRYFDFASPWEQRSDG; from the coding sequence atGGATAACCAATCCATTTTCCAATATAGTTGGGAGATTTTACCCAAGAAATGGGTACATAAAATGAAAAGATCGGAACATGGGAATAGATCTTATACCAATACTGACTACCCATTTCCATTGTTGTGCTTTCTAAAATGGCATACCTATACAAGGGTTCAAGTTTCGATCGATATTTGCGGAGTGGATCATCCCTCTCGAAAACGAAGATTTGAAGTTGTCCATAATTTACTGAGTACTCGGTATAACTCACGCATTCGTGTACAAACAAGTGCGGACGAAGTAACACGAATATCTCCGGTAGTCAGTCTATTTCCATCAGCCGGCCGGTGGGAGCGAGAAGTATGGGATATGTCTGGTGTTTCTTCCATCAATCATCCGGATTTACGCCGTATATCAACTGATTATGGTTTCGAGGGTCATCCATTACGAAAAGACTTTCCTCTGAGTGGATATGTGGAAGTACGCTATGATGATCCAGAGAAACGTGTGGTTTCTGAACCCATTGAGATGACCCAAGAATTTCGCTATTTCGATTTTGCTAGTCCTTGGGAACAGCGTAGCGACGGATAA